The proteins below are encoded in one region of Pleuronectes platessa chromosome 14, fPlePla1.1, whole genome shotgun sequence:
- the ikzf2 gene encoding LOW QUALITY PROTEIN: zinc finger protein Helios (The sequence of the model RefSeq protein was modified relative to this genomic sequence to represent the inferred CDS: deleted 1 base in 1 codon) produces MEAPDGHCASNGQCSPRKENARVLVDMSTPNGETVHRGPNSPCELSIKQEEDTAEETDDRSPALEEISQTGDEVVVLEESMSGSPSNAQDGLSELNTTADSGGRQPNGERPFQCKQCGVSFTQKGNLLRHIKLHTGEKPFKCPFCSYACRRRDALTGHLRTHAVGKPHKCSYCGRSYKQRTSLEEHKERCHSYLQGIGLDPTAHTGPYTVEGPKEPRAMAEANAMAAFDRPPVIERLHSNVGKRKSTTPQKFVGEKMVRYSYPDIGYEMGIKYEKQNELIPAHMMDQAISNAITYLGSDSLRPMLHHTGPPLSMADVVPMVNPLYHHVLPMGQRTEHPGNFDSMPPHRPQSRNFPSHPTSNGPTALTRQDKPPQSGHEESPSNSGADSADSARSSPQERQAYHGAPPPPGLRSRASPAVICSGERVTEPALRGGMGGTGQMRVAAERPVSQRGVRVFAREGQELRAFQCRHCQVLFLDHVMYTIHMGCHGYRDPLECNICGHRSKDRYEFSSHIVRGEHTFH; encoded by the exons GTAACGGCCAATGCTCTCCTCGTAAGGAAAACGCAAGAGTTTTAGTGGACATGTCAACACCTAATGGAGAGACAGTTCATCGGGGTCCCAATTCCCCCTGTG AACTGTCGATTAAGCAAGAGGAAGACACAGCGGAGGAAACTGACGACAGAAGCCCGGCACTTGAAGAAATAAGCCAAACGGGGGATGAAGTAGTCGTATTGGAGGAATCCATGAGCGGCAGTCCGAGCAACGCCCAGGACGGATTATCCGAGCTGAACACGACGGCGGATTCAGGAGGTCGGCAACCAAATG GTGAGAGGCCATTCCAGTGCAAACAGTGTGGTGTCTCGTTCACTCAGAAGGGAAACCTGCTGCGACACATCAAGCTGCACACGGGCGAAAAGCCGTTCAAATGCCCCTTCTGCAGCTACGCCTGCCGGCGGCGCGATGCCCTCACTGGTCATTTGCGAACTCACGCTG TTGGCAAGCCGCACAAGTGTAGCTACTGTGGGAGGAGCTACAAGCAGCGCACGTCTCTGGAGGAGCACAAAGAGAGATGCCACAGTTACCTGCAAGGTATCGGCCTGGATCCCACTGCCCACACCGGCCCTTACACAG TTGAAGGTCCTAAAGAGCCAAGGGCCATGGCAGAGGCAAACGCCATGGCAGCGTTCGATAGGCCGCCCGTTATTGAGAGGCTGCACAGCAACGTGGGCAAGAGGAAGAGCACCACGCCTCAGAAGTTTGTGG GTGAAAAGATGGTTCGCTACAGCTACCCTGATATTGGCTATGAGATGGGCATTAAGTATGAAAAGCAGAATGAGCTGATACCAGCCCACATGATGGACCAGGCCATCAGCAATGCCATCACATACCTAGGATCGGACAGCCTTCGGCCCATGCTCCACCATACGGGGCCCCCTCTCTCTATGGCTGACGTGGTGCCCATGGTCAACCCCCTCTACCACCATGTCCTGCCAATGGGCCAGCGAACAGAGCATCCGGGAAACTTTGATTCGATGCCACCACATCGGCCTCAGTCCCGTAACTTCCCCAGCCACCCCACCTCAAACGGCCCCACCGCCCTAACCAGGCAGGACAAGCCCCCCCAGTCGGGGCACGAGGAATCGCCCAGCAACAGCGGAGCGGACTCTGCCGACTCGGCTCGGAGCAGCCCTCAGGAGAGGCAGGCCTACCAcggggcc cccccccctcccggccTCAGGTCTCGGGCGAGTCCCGCGGTGATCTGCTCCGGTGAGCGGGTGACGGAGCCAGCGCTGagaggggggatgggggggaccGGGCAGATGCGAGtggccgcggagaggcccgTGAGCCAGAGGGGGGTGCGGGTGTTTGCTCGAGAGGGGCAGGAGCTGCGGGCCTTCCAGTGCCGGCACTGCCAGGTGCTGTTCCTGGACCACGTCATGTACACCATCCACATGGGTTGCCACGGCTACAGGGATCCACTGGAGTGCAACATCTGCGGCCACCGCAGCAAAGATCGCTACGAGTTCTCATCTCACATCGTCCGTGGTGAACACACCTTCCACTGA